TCAATAAAAAGAATCAGGTCAGGGTTTTTCAATGGGACGTCAGAAAGGTCAGGCCTTGCTGACTGAGATTCCTCAAGGAGCTGGAAGCAATCATGCAAGGGGACCGGGTCAGAATTAGGATCTGGGAGCAAGGTAGCAGGGTTCAGGGCAGATGATTTAGAGAAAGTGAGGTGGGGATGGTCGAGAAGCAGGGCCTGATTGTGAGCAATGCAAGTGTTAGAGAGCCACCTGTCAGGGGCAGACCTGAGCAGAGCCTCAACGAGTGAGGtgtggagacagaaagagactggCCCAAGAAAAGCTTGTCAGCTTCCTTTACCAGGAGGGCAGTCGCTGCTATGGCCGTAAGACAGGAGGGCCACCCAGCTGCTCCCGAATCCAAACACTTAGAGAGATACGCAACAGGCCGTCACCAGGGCCCAAGAGTTTGAGTCAAAACACCCTTAGGGACACCTCTAGCTTCCGctacaaaaagatgaaaaggctTTGTGATATCAGGAAGAGCTAGGGCAGGGGCCTTGGTAAGGGCGGTCCTGAGACAATCAAAGGCAGCTTGTTCCACAGAGCCCCACACAAGGGGAGCCTGTCCAGCTGTGACAGAATAAAGAGGTTTTGCTATCTCAGCAAAAGAAGGAATCCATAGGCAACAATATCCAGCTGTTCCCAAAAATTCCCGAACCTTTTTCTTAGTAGTGGAGACTGGAATAGATAGGATAGCCTGAATACGTTCAGAAGACAGGGACTGGTGACCAGACTTGAGAATATACCCCAAATAAGACATTTCAAGAAGACAGAGTTGAGCCTTTTTAGCAGAGACCCTGTAACCTAAGCATTGAAGGAGTTGGAAAAGGGCACGGGTTGCCCTCAAGCAAAGAGACTCATCAGGGGTTGCAAGGAGAAGGTCTTCTACATATTGGACCAGAGAGCAATAGGAAGGCTCCTTGCGGAAGGGCTGGAGGTTCAGATGGAGAGCTTCTCCAAACAGTGTAAGAGAATTTTTAAAGCCCTGAGGCAGTCGAGTCCAAGTAAGCTGACCTGAGAATTCCCCTTGGGGATCTATCCATTGAAAAGCAAAGAGAGGTTGACTGACAGGCGCAAGGGGTATGGAAAAGAAAGCATCCTTTAGATCTAAAACAGTATATACGGTATGTGTGGGAGGTAACAAGCTGAGTAGGGTATACGGATTCGGAACAGTGGGGTGAATAGTTTCAACCCTTTTGTTAACTTCCCTAAGATCCTGAACAGGGCGATAGTCTGAAGACCCAGGTTTCTTAACTGGAAGCAAAGGGGTATTCCAAGGAGACTTACAGGTTACTAAGATACCAGCTTCTCTCAATTGGTTAATGTGAACAGAAATATCTAGGAGGGCTTCCCTAGACATAGAATACTGTTTAACAGAAATAGGAGAGGCAGTAGCTAAAAGCTGCACCACCACCGGTACATGATGAGCAGCCAGAGCTGGAGAGTTATTTTCTGCCCACACCTGAGGGAAATCAGCTTGCAgctgagaaagaagaggggagtgAGCAGGACAGGGTGACGCAGCAGGGGAAGCCACTAAGATATGTTCAAATTGGAGAGGCAGGGTAAAAAGAAGATGTTTCAGACTAGGGGGTTTTAAGGTTAGAGAAGCCTGGTCTTCAGAAAAAGAGATAGTTGCCTGAAGTTTTCGAAGCAAGTCCCTACCAAGCAATGGTATGGGCAGTCTGGCATAACCAGGAACGAGTGGGTTACTGTGCCATGTCCTAGATGGACTGTGCGCTCAGTAGTCCAGGGATAAGAAACAATTTTACAAGTAGCCCCTTGTATAGAGGTAGATTTTGGAGATACTGGACCCAAAGGTTTTGTTAAAGCAGAGTATGTAGCTCCAGTATTCTCCAGGAACTCAACAGGCTGATCCCCAATTTGTAAGCATACCCTATGTTCTCGGGCCGCCTCAGTCTGTCCCTTCTAGAGCAAGGAAGGACATCCCTGGGACGATTTCGGTTTGGGCATTCTCTCTTCCAGTGCCCTGTTTTCTTACAATAGGCACACTGGTCTGAGCCAAATGACTGCCACCCACGGGGCTGGGAAATATTCCCAGGGAAATTGTTTGTTTCTCTCATGGCTGCCACTACTGCCTTGGCGCACTCTTTACCTGTTGTCTTAGCTGGTGTGTCTCAAGTATTAAAGACTTTCATAGCTATCTTGACTAATTGAGATATATTCATGCCCTCAACTCCCTCCTGCTTCTGTAATTTTCTGCATGTGTCTGGAGCAGATTGACTAACAAATGCAATATTCACAGATCTATAGTTCTCGGGAGCTTCTGGGTCAATTGTGCTATAAGTTCGGTAAGCTTCATACCTTTCTAAAAATGCTCCCAGGGATTCTTCTGCACCCTAAGTAATTTCAGAATCTTGATCATGTTAAGAGGCTTTCTAGCTGCAGCTTTAAGACCCTGGAGAAGGTATCTGTGATAAGCAGAGAGCCCAGTACGACCCTGCTGGGAGTTGGGGTTCCAGGAAGGTCTTTCAGAGGGAAAACTGGCTTCAATCTGAGCATGATGCTCTTCTACAGATCCTCCTCCAGGTCCCAGCTTTCCTGgcctcccttttaattttgtctcaataagttcacaacttaaacaattatcagtttgcttttaaaatacccaatacatagaaaaataacccaaattgcatattgtccttaacagaaaccttttcaaaaggacaaagaaaaactattatttttgaggctctttaaataatctcaggatgacccaatatactctttcttaaaatagcaattaaacttttagtatagatcacatttatgaccatattcctcaAACAATAAAACCCATTTTGTATCAAGAatcaaatattcaatcaattaacataaACTTGAGTCTTTCTCTTTAAATCAccgtttgaaaaaaaaaaaaaccagtaggAAACACCTTTTGGgcggggaggaggagaagatagAAAAGTATTCCATATGGTCACCTTTCCCCCATTcaaaataattctctctctctttttttttttctttccatccttccattaaaaaaactttcctctttcctttgtcctTCAAAACATTTAACTCAAAACTCCACAAATCTCATATACATAACAggttaacaaattaaaaaaatcagtcccagagtttgagagagaaaagaaacgcTTTTAAGAATGGAACTCCTTCTGCCTCTCTCATCTCCCTTAGAGGTAGAACAGGTTTGGGGAGAACCAGGGTTGGCTGGACAGATCCCGAAGCATTGTATTCAACTCCACCTCTAGTACAGGAAGGCGAGAGAGATAGAGGCTGCAGAGAGCggagaaatgggggagggagtcGGCAAAGGGGCAGGAGTCAGCACTTCTGTACTGGCCATACCAAGGCCCAGTGTGCCGGCAGGAAAAGAAACGGAGGCAggagaagaaacagaggcaggggAAGACAGCggcagaaaaagagaaggagataaaGGCCCAGGTGGTGAAAGGCCAGGGTCAGGATTTTCAGGCAAAGGGGAATACAGACCTAGACTCAAataaggtgggggaaggggattaTCTAAGGGGTCTTCTGGAGAATCCTGTAggacttttttctccatttttatttgagcTGCTGGCAGTTTGCAATTTTCCTTGTCTGTCCTCAGGGACTGTGTGATCAAAACTCAAATACCATTTGTCATGGCCACAGCCCTTAGCCAGGAAGGGGGGTAAGAGACAACTTGCAGCCAAACATCAATATAGGGGTACTGAACCGGATAGCCAGGTTCGCTTGTGACTATTTGGTACACCACCCAAGCTCTTTCCCTATCAAAGCCTTCAGGGGGCCATCCTACCCCAAAAGAAGGCCACTTCTTTTGGCAAAACAGTTTCAGTTTAGTCTTTTTTCACAATATTCCATAATCATGATGTTTAAATGTCTCAGAAAAATGACTAAGAAGACATTCAAGTGGAGTTATTGTTTTTGAAGCAGAGTTTTCCATGATAAGGTGGCTGAGTTAACAGATATAAGGCTATATCACCAGAGGAAAAACTCCTACTATCTTTAAACCTGCTGTTTCTGACAGAATAGTCTAACCTTTCTGTCCCTTATATCCAATTACCAAATTTCTCAATCACAGTTCTTAAAACTTacaacttaaaacttaaaaagatcAACAGTTCCTAAAACTTAAAAGAGCTCTTACATTAATAAAACAGACAAATCACATAGAACATGGAACAAACATTACACTGAACACAGAACAAAACTCACAGAGACTGCAGTCACAACAGTAACAACATAGAAGACAGAAAACAACCCAAAGGATATCTTCCAGCATCCCAGAAAGATACCCTACTCAGAATTTTGATGCCCATTGGCATATTATTATTCTGAGCTTACAGATGCTATAGCATAACCAGACAGAACGGCAGGCCAGGTGTCTAAACGACACAAAACTTATTCTCCCAAGAGCTGAATCAATCAATTGATATGAAGGCGTGTCCACGGCTGAAGAGCTGCTTCTTTTCCCGGAGACTCTGGAGAAATCCAGAGGGCTGATTTTTCTAGGAATAGACTCAGATTCTGAGCCGCCCCGGGCCTTGATGACCAAGAGGTCTCTAATCTCTGATCTCTAATCCCATCCTCAGTCTCTATTATCTCACTGggacctccaaaatgtaatgccggagaaactgaggcaagatagagattagagagtttttaatattttattaattggagagtttaattgactattcaggactctcgtctcaaagtatccagtaatgaatgggagAATGataaacccttttatagcttttcagacaaagaaaagaagaagagcggGAAAAGTTAGAGCTGCTTGGTTTTGTCAGGTGGGGGGAGGCtgtaaattcttactaaaagccagagtcaggaagttcgaataaacagaagtaaagacgCCAGTGAAGTATccaagatagtcttatcttttggaatattttagaggggcagtgtcataaattcttgagggcagaaggagctaggagccagaaagtctgatctgttcctcatctcccattgacaatttataaccttagagcaaatggtcctcagttttttttttttttacaacttaagggactgaggcagaacagttaaggaaactgagatagaacaattcagggaaactcagccaggacaataagggaatctagtgcagggaaactgaggtagaacagctcaaagAGACTGTGACATAACAATATAAGCTGAGGATAACAACAAGGTGAGgcaataaatgaaaaggaaaccgAATCagaaagtgaggaaaaaacaCAGAGAACAGCAAGTTCTTACCTTCTGGCCAAGTGACAAGATTGCTGAGCAAAACCAAATGAACTAGAAAACTGGCCTTCCTGAGCtatttttaatcctcaaggaagTATTCATATAACTGCAATAAAACCTTGCCTTTTCTATTTACTGCACTGGGAATTCCAAGGACATGTGTCCTTAGTTTGGCTCAAATGTGACAGTACAACTCTCATTAGCTTTTGAaacctattttcttctctagaaagGGAACTCTATAACTCTTTCCCTGCCTTTTTTAACAGAGTATTTGTTAGGAAGgcacttatttttttcccccctcaatagtattttatttttttgaaatacaagtagttttctcctttcttttctttctttttctttttctttttttttctttctttttttctttctttctttctctctttcaattttgttattttttttaaattttcaatagtattttattttgcaaacacatgtaaagataggtttcaacatttctttttgtaagacttcatgttccaaaattttctccctccctttcttatttctcccctccccaagagagcaaataATCTTGAACACTTGCAAAGTAGCAGGTTGTCTTTTCAAGCAAAGCATACTTCCACTTTCCTATAGCTTTACCTCCAACAGAAAGGAAGTAAAGGAATATTGCTTGTTCagatgagaaaagggagaaagggttCGCATTTGCTGCAGACACTACAATAGTAGCAAGGAATTTGCTGAGTGGATCCTAGAGCATAAACCCATGGGTTTGTGCAGAGTGTAGGGATTAGGAAAGGGGACAATGAGTGAGTTTATCAGGGATTAGAAATCAGCCCACTAACTAAATTCTTACTTCTTTGGAGGGGGCGGCTCTTCATATCTTAGTTTATAAAGAGAGCTGCAATTATGTTGCCTTTGtgaataattcttattttggGGAACTTTGTGGATTAGAGAAAATGTTTAAAGTCTATTATCTTGCTGATCACATGGTCTAAAAATCTCTCCTAATGATCACTTTATTCACAAATTTGATgatcatttttctcaatttttagtcttcttgactttactACATAATTTGATATTGCCAATCAAACTTTCCTACTGGGTATTTTCTCCCCTGTGTATTTTTGTGACACTGATCTATCTTGGTTCCATACCTAATTACTTGACTAATTAATTGCTCCTTTTTTACATTATCAGCAATATCACTCCCCCAAGGTAGATGTCTTCAAACACTctttaattatcatttatattcCAGTAACTCTCAGCTCTTATACATCTCCAAGCTTAGGTGCTTTCCTAAGTTCCATCAACTGCCTATTTCATATTTTGTACGAGATGCTCCATAGCCATTTCAAAGTCagcattttaaaaagacaacTCATTGTCTATCTAGCCCCCCACCCAAACTTCCTTACCCATGTTGAGGACCtgaagtcaagtcaacaaatgtATGTTAAACAATTACTATGTGctggacactgtgctaagtgttgggaatgTAAGTCTAAGTAAAAACGAAGGCAGTTCCTCTTAGCTTACTTACATTGTAAAGGGAGCTGAAAAGTGAGGAAGGTATGGGAGGAAAAGTCTGAAGACTGAGGAGAAAAGTCTGGAGAAGAAGAAGGCATGATTGGCCTGAGTTTTTTCCCTAAACAGAAAAACTGGCAGAACTGACCTACCAAAAAAATATACTGTCGGTATATACAGGGGTATAGCATAACAGAGAAAATTCAAAGTCACAATCTTCATATTAACCTGGattcttcactctttttttatCTTGCATATACAGTCTGTCACGAAGTCCTCTTGATTCAGTAATCTcagaaacatatttccttaaattgTTTTTGAAAAGCTGCATTTCCTTCCCTGAAAGTAATGGTACAATCTTTCTGAGCCAAAATTAAATTTTTGCTCTATCTCATCCCCATACAGAATTCACTTTCACTTTTGAGTTCCCTTGCATCAGCAGCCTTTTCTATTAGTGCTTTCTTTATATTACATCATAGGGATGTTTGAGTGGGAAAAAACAACTTTAGAGCAGATTTAATTGAAAAAAGGCAACATAGTTGCACATTTAGTTTGCTTTCTGATTACTCTTAAGACaatataaacttaaaaatttttgtacaaatagcaCAAATATAGCACagatcagaaggaaaacaaaactgggGGGGAAATTTTATAGACAGTTGCTGAGATAAATGTCTTATATATCAGATACATAAAGAATTTTGTAAcattaataagaataagaatcattcctcagttaataaatggtcaaaagatatgagcaggcagttttccaatgaagaaattgaaacaattaaaaaaaaaacaaacactgtaaatcatcatttatttattattaattttataattataacatttttacaacattatcccttgtactcccttctgttctgaattttcccctacttccctccacctcctcccttagatggcaggcattcccatatatattaaatatattatagtatatcctaggtacaatatatatgtgcagaaccgaatttggttgttgttgttgttgttgttgcaaaggaagaattggattcagaaggtaaaaataacctggggagaaaaacaaaaaatgctaacagtttacactcatttcccagtgttccttttctggatatagctgattctgtccatcattgatcaattggaatgggattagcttttctctatgttgaagatatccacttctatcagaatacatcctcatacagtgtcattgttgaagtgtat
This sequence is a window from Sminthopsis crassicaudata isolate SCR6 chromosome 1, ASM4859323v1, whole genome shotgun sequence. Protein-coding genes within it:
- the LOC141550791 gene encoding LOW QUALITY PROTEIN: uncharacterized protein LOC141550791 (The sequence of the model RefSeq protein was modified relative to this genomic sequence to represent the inferred CDS: inserted 1 base in 1 codon; deleted 1 base in 1 codon; substituted 1 base at 1 genomic stop codon), with amino-acid sequence MSAELKVVMAVELFDLLGDYCLQADFPQVWAENNSPALAAHHVPVVVQLLATASPISVKQYSMSREALLDISVHINQLREAGILVTCKSPWNTPLLPVKKPGSSDYRPVQDLREVNKRVETIHPTVPNPYTLLSLLPPTHTVYTVLDLKDAFFSIPLAPVSQPLFAFQWIDPQGEFSGQLTWTRLPQGFKNSLTLFGEALHLNLQPFRKEPSYCSLVQYVEDLLLATPDESLCLRATRALFQLLQCLGYRVSAKKAQLCLLEMSYLGYILKSGHQSLSSERIQAILSIPVSTTKKKVREFLGTAGYCCLWIPSFAEIAKPLYSVTAGQAPLVWGSVEQAAFDCLRTALTKAPALALPDITKPFHLFVAEARGVPKGVLTQTLGPWXRPVAYLSKCLDSGAAGWPSCLTAIAATALLVKEADKLFLGQSLSVSTPHXVEALLRSAPDRWLSNTCIAHNQALLLDHPHLTFSKSSALNPATLLPDPNSDPVPLHDCFQLLEESQSARPDLSDVPLKNPDLILFIDGSSFVVGDTRVLGAAVVDYPSFSTLWSSSLPSGSSTQKAEVVALTQALCIAKGKSANIYTDSHYAFATAHVHASLYKERGMLTSTGREIKNKAEILSLLDSIWLPFSVSIIHCSAHQSGETVEAVGNRAADAAARQAAISSPTSSLLLAITPLPPVPAYSPSENIFTSQRGGWTEAFPTRNETALIVVKKILNELLPRFGLPVAIGSDNGPAFVAKISQGISKALDIDWKLHCAYRPQSSGRMKSAVTTEWKTEIGDDPLKLRLIRSCSPPKTLALGNPHAPKPVWTMTFRELEGGPFFSATYYSGSEPSMTVDPSLASCFYFRALIDPRSDFALVLDGAHPQEMTLG